Proteins from a genomic interval of Xyrauchen texanus isolate HMW12.3.18 unplaced genomic scaffold, RBS_HiC_50CHRs HiC_scaffold_244, whole genome shotgun sequence:
- the LOC127641952 gene encoding NADH dehydrogenase [ubiquinone] 1 subunit C2-like encodes MGLFLDEAKVLPPPRILNRNSVWLGLCGWATAMLHNNLNRRPALKAGFHRQALFVTIGWFIGYHLTKYENYTYARLDRDMNEYIRLHPDQFQEKERKTFAEIVEPFHPIR; translated from the exons ATGGGGCTTTTTCTAGACGAAGCGAAAGTTCTGCCTCCACCGAGGATTTTAAACAGAAATTCAGTGTGGCTTGGCCTCTGCGGCTGGGCGACGGCGATGCTGCACAACAACTTGAACCGCAGGCCTGCACTCAAAGCAG GTTTCCACCGCCAAGCACTGTTTGTGACCATAGGATGGTTCATTGGCTACCATCTAACAAAATATGAGAATTACACATATGCCAGACTGGACAGAGACATGAATGAGTACATCCGGCTGCACCCTGACCAGTTTCAGGAGAAAG AAAGGAAGACATTTGCTGAAATCGTGGAGCCATTTCATCCGATCCGTTGA